Proteins encoded in a region of the Carassius auratus strain Wakin chromosome 21, ASM336829v1, whole genome shotgun sequence genome:
- the LOC113038413 gene encoding glutamine--fructose-6-phosphate aminotransferase [isomerizing] 2-like encodes MCGIFAYLNYRVPRTRRDIIQTLIKGLQRLEYRGYDSAGVALDGSGKDRAASVSLYKTTGKVKALDEEIYKNNSIDFEAELDTHFGIAHTRWATHGEPSPLNSHPHRSDKNNEFVVIHNGIITNYKELKKYLVSKGYDFESDTDTEVIPKLIKYLYDNRENDYVSFSTLVERVIQQLEGAFALVFKSIHFPGEAVATRRGSPLLIGVRSQYELSTEQIPVQYNCSKSRTDEQEKNLLNRRGSTNALHSVHDRLAVEFYFASDASAIIEHTNKVIYLEDDDVAVVVEGKLYVHRIKRAAGEDPVRAIQTLQMELQQIMKGNFKAFMQKEIFEQPESVVNTMRGRICFDSNTVILGGLSDHLKEIKRCRRLIVIGCGTSYHAGVATRQILEELTELPVMVELASDFLDRITPVFRDDVCFFISQSGETADTLMALRYCKQRGALTVGVTNTVGSSICRETDCGVHINAGPEVGVASTKAYTSQFVSLIMFGLMMSEDRLSMQQRRLEIINGLKKLPELIKEVLALDDKIKSIADELHHQRSLLVMGRGYNYATCLEGALKIKEITYMHSEGILAGELKHGPLALIDKHMPVIMVIMRDACYQKCHNALQQVTARQGRPIILCCQDDPEISNMAYKTIELPHTVDCLQGIISVIPLQLISFHLAVLRGYDVDCPRNLAKSVTVE; translated from the exons ATGTGCG GAATTTTCGCCTACCTGAATTACAGAGTGCCACGGACGAGGAGAGATATCATTCAGACCCTCATAAAGGGACTCCAAAGGCTGGAGTACAGGGGTTATGACTCTGCAG GTGTTGCATTGGATGGCTCAGGTAAAGATCGTGCTGCTAGTGTCAGCCTCTATAAGACGACCGGGAAGGTGAAAGCTCTTGATGAAGAGATCTACA AGAACAACTCCATCGATTTCGAGGCAGAACTGGACACACACTTTGGCATTGCTCACACTCGCTGGGCCACACATGGAGAGCCCAGTCCTCTCAACAGCCACCCTCACCGATCCGACAAGAACAATG AATTTGTTGTCATCCACAACGGCATCATCACAAATTACAAGGAGCTGAAGAAGTACCTG GTTTCCAAAGGCTATGATTTTGagtcagacacagacacagaggtCATTCCTAAGTTGATCAAGTACCTCTATGACAACCGCGAGAACGATTATGTGTCCTTCTCCACCCTAGTGGAGCGCGTCATCCAGCAGCTG GAAGGGGCATTTGCTCTGGTTTTCAAAAGCATTCATTTCCCCGGAGAGGCCGTTGCGACCAG gagGGGCAGCCCGCTGCTCATCGGTGTGCGCAGTCAGTATGAGCTTTCCACAGAGCAGATCCCTGTCCAGTACAACTGCA GTAAATCCAGGACAGATGAACAGGAGAAAAACTTACTGAACCGAAGGGGCAGCACCAATGCCCTGCACTCAGTCCATGACAGACTGGCGGTGGAGTTTTACTTTGCCTCTGATGCTAG TGCAATTATTGAGCACACCAACAAGGTGATTTATCTGGAGGACGATGATGTTGCTGTAGTGGTGGAGGGGAAGTTGTATGTGCACCGTATTAAGCGTGCCGCAGGCGAAGACCCCGTCCGTGCCATTCAGACCCTACAGATGGAGCTCCAGCAGATCATGAAAG GTAACTTCAAGGCTTTCATGCAAAAGGAGATCTTTGAGCAGCCTGAATCTGTCGTCAACACCATGAGAGGCAGAATCTGTTTTGACAGCAACACAG TTATTCTTGGTGGCCTTTCTGACCATCTGAAGGAGATCAAGAGATGCAGACGCTTGATTGTGATTGGCTGTGGAACCAGTTACCATGCAGGAGTAGCA ACACGTCAGATCCTTGAAGAGTTGACTGAGCTTCCTGTTATGGTCGAGTTGGCCAGTGATTTCCTAGACCGCATCACACCTGTTTTCAGAGATGATGTCTGTTTCTTCATCAGCCAGTCAG GTGAGACGGCAGACACTCTGATGGCATTACGCTACTGTAAGCAGCGCGGGGCACTGACTGTGGGCGTCACCAACACTGTTGGCAGCTCCATCTGCAGGGAGACCGACTGTGGAGTTCACATCAATGCTGGGCCTGAGGTTGGAGTCGCCAGCACTAAG GCCTACACTAGTCAGTTTGTGTCTCTGATCATGTTTGGCCTGATGATGAGTGAAGACAGGCTTTCAATGCAGCAGAGAAGATTGGAGATCATCAATGGACTCAAAAAACTGCcag AGCTGATCAAGGAAGTTCTGGCTCTTGATGACAAAATCAAAAGCATTGCAGATGAGCTCCACCATCAGAGGTCTTTGTTGGTCATGGGTCGAGGCTATAACTATGCCACCTGCCTTGAGGGGGCACTG AAAATTAAAGAGATCACATACATGCACTCAGAAGGTATTCTGGCTGGAGAGTTGAAGCATGGTCCATTGGCGTTGATTGACAAGCATATGCCGGTCATCATGGTCATCATGAGAGATGCTTGCTACCAAAAGTGCCACAATGCCTTGCAACAGGTCACAGCCAGACAG GGCCGTCCCATCATCCTATGTTGCCAGGATGACCCAGAGATCAGCAATATGGCATATAAGACCATTGAACTGCCTCACACAGTGGACTGTCTGCAGGGCATCATCAGTGTCATTCCCCTGCAGCTCATATCCTTCCATCTGGCTGTTCTCAGAGGATATGAT GTGGACTGCCCAAGAAACCTGGCCAAATCTGTGACCGTGGAGTAA